From Bradyrhizobium sp. NDS-1, the proteins below share one genomic window:
- the exbB gene encoding tonB-system energizer ExbB, whose product MKTMTSKASLAAAAMLAVAWLASPVSAQTQTPPAPAQSTAQPAPAATGPGAPAPSASTATAPAAPTAATVSTTAKPDAAAVAPAMKELSPWVMFMSADVIVKAVMIGLAFASLVTWTVFIAKSVELSVASAKLRSALKKISETRSLAEAQMALGAKEGILPSFLAAALREARMSAGLSSDAGIKERAASSFSEIVRAEARRIRIGMGVLATIGSTSPFVGLFGTVWGIMNSFIGISKSQTTNLAVVAPGIAEALLATAIGLVAAIPAVIIYNHFSRVTKGYLELVSRASGAAGRLLSRDLDRSHGSVHSRAAE is encoded by the coding sequence ATGAAGACCATGACCTCAAAAGCAAGCCTTGCCGCAGCCGCGATGCTGGCGGTCGCCTGGCTCGCATCTCCTGTTTCCGCCCAGACGCAAACCCCGCCGGCACCGGCGCAATCGACGGCTCAGCCGGCCCCGGCAGCAACCGGGCCCGGTGCTCCGGCGCCTTCGGCTTCGACGGCAACCGCGCCCGCGGCTCCAACGGCGGCCACCGTTTCGACAACCGCCAAGCCTGATGCTGCGGCCGTCGCGCCGGCGATGAAGGAGCTGTCGCCCTGGGTCATGTTCATGTCGGCCGACGTCATCGTGAAGGCGGTGATGATCGGGCTCGCCTTCGCATCGCTGGTGACCTGGACCGTCTTCATCGCCAAGTCGGTCGAACTGTCGGTCGCATCGGCCAAGCTTCGTTCGGCACTGAAGAAGATTTCGGAGACGCGTTCCCTTGCCGAAGCGCAGATGGCGCTCGGAGCCAAAGAGGGGATCCTGCCGTCCTTCCTGGCGGCCGCCCTGCGCGAGGCGCGCATGTCGGCCGGCCTGTCCAGCGATGCCGGCATCAAGGAGCGCGCGGCCTCCAGCTTTTCCGAGATCGTGCGCGCCGAGGCACGACGCATCCGGATCGGCATGGGCGTGCTCGCGACCATCGGCTCGACGTCCCCCTTCGTCGGCCTGTTCGGCACGGTCTGGGGCATCATGAACAGCTTCATCGGCATCTCGAAGTCGCAGACCACGAACCTCGCCGTCGTTGCGCCCGGCATCGCCGAGGCACTGCTCGCCACCGCGATCGGCCTCGTCGCCGCGATCCCCGCCGTCATCATCTACAATCACTTCTCACGCGTGACGAAGGGCTATCTCGAACTCGTCAGCCGCGCCTCGGGTGCCGCGGGCCGGCTGCTCTCGCGTGATCTCGACCGCAGCCACGGCAGCGTGCACTCGCGCGCAGCGGAGTGA
- a CDS encoding efflux RND transporter periplasmic adaptor subunit, with translation MKKSRPILWLLIIAAVASAGYYGWQKFGSEAGKTQTAQKGPPRQPAVPVSVAPVQKLDFPVYLTGLGTVQGFNTVQVRSRVDGQITRLEFKEGQIVQQGDLLVSIDPRPYQAALDQAKAKKAQDEANLANANLELQRAMKLGEFSTAQRVDTQRSTVAQLTAQIAGDEAAIANAQTQLDYTQIKAPITGVAGLRQVDIGNIVNASTQTGIVTISQVEPITVIFTAPEDQLPYISEGQRAGALKVIAFTTDGKKTLAEGKLAVINNQVDTSSGTIRLKALFDNKDHALWPGQSVSTRLLVRTLKDATVVPDDAVQHSTNGLYAYTVNQDNKAEMHKIKVSYAIDGRSVVDEGLIPGQQVIVGGQFKVQPGSVVSTAVASSDPAQKKVRQE, from the coding sequence ATGAAAAAGTCCCGGCCGATCCTCTGGCTTCTGATCATCGCGGCAGTGGCCTCCGCGGGTTACTATGGCTGGCAGAAATTCGGGTCCGAGGCCGGAAAAACCCAGACCGCCCAGAAAGGTCCGCCCCGCCAGCCCGCCGTCCCCGTGAGCGTCGCGCCGGTTCAGAAGCTCGACTTCCCGGTCTACCTCACCGGTCTCGGCACGGTTCAGGGCTTCAACACCGTGCAGGTCCGCAGCCGAGTGGATGGTCAGATCACCAGGCTCGAGTTCAAAGAGGGCCAGATCGTCCAGCAGGGCGATCTTCTGGTCTCGATCGATCCCCGCCCCTATCAGGCCGCGCTGGACCAGGCCAAGGCCAAGAAGGCACAGGACGAGGCGAACCTCGCCAACGCCAATCTCGAACTCCAACGCGCCATGAAGCTTGGCGAATTCTCCACCGCACAGCGGGTCGATACCCAGCGCTCCACCGTCGCCCAGCTCACCGCCCAGATCGCCGGCGACGAAGCCGCGATCGCCAACGCCCAGACCCAGCTCGACTACACGCAGATCAAGGCGCCGATCACGGGCGTCGCAGGGCTCCGCCAGGTCGACATCGGCAACATCGTCAACGCCTCGACGCAGACGGGCATCGTCACGATCTCGCAGGTCGAGCCGATCACCGTGATCTTCACGGCGCCGGAAGACCAGCTCCCCTATATCAGCGAAGGCCAGCGGGCCGGCGCGCTCAAGGTGATCGCCTTCACCACCGACGGCAAGAAGACGCTGGCCGAGGGCAAGCTCGCGGTCATCAACAACCAGGTCGACACCAGCAGCGGGACCATTCGGCTCAAGGCTTTGTTCGACAACAAGGACCACGCGCTGTGGCCGGGCCAGTCGGTTTCGACGCGGCTTCTGGTGCGGACCCTGAAGGATGCCACGGTGGTTCCCGACGATGCGGTCCAGCATTCCACCAACGGCCTGTACGCCTATACGGTCAATCAGGACAACAAGGCCGAGATGCACAAGATCAAGGTCAGCTACGCCATCGATGGACGTTCGGTCGTCGATGAGGGCCTGATCCCCGGACAGCAGGTCATCGTCGGCGGTCAGTTCAAGGTGCAGCCCGGAAGCGTCGTCTCGACAGCGGTGGCGAGCTCGGATCCGGCCCAGAAAAAGGTTCGACAGGAATGA
- a CDS encoding DUF1428 domain-containing protein, translated as MPYVDGFVLAVPKDNIEAYKAMASTACAIWMEHGALDYVECIADDVPYGELTSFPRAVIAKEDEIVVFAWIAYRDREARDAINKKVMADPRLKMEGMPFDGKRMIYGGFTTLLRASDIVT; from the coding sequence ATGCCCTATGTCGATGGTTTCGTGCTCGCCGTGCCCAAGGACAACATCGAAGCCTATAAGGCGATGGCCTCGACGGCCTGCGCGATCTGGATGGAGCACGGTGCGCTCGATTATGTCGAATGCATCGCCGACGACGTTCCCTATGGCGAGCTCACCTCGTTCCCTCGCGCGGTGATCGCGAAGGAGGACGAGATCGTTGTGTTCGCCTGGATCGCCTACCGCGACCGTGAGGCCCGCGATGCCATCAACAAGAAGGTGATGGCAGACCCGCGGCTGAAGATGGAGGGCATGCCGTTCGACGGCAAGCGCATGATCTATGGCGGCTTCACGACGCTGCTGCGGGCGAGCGACATCGTGACCTGA
- the exbD gene encoding TonB system transport protein ExbD, with amino-acid sequence MGVSLADNDGEDDDFAETHDINVTPFIDVILVLLIIFMVAAPLSTVDLPIDLPTSSATPQKKPDKPTYLSIKPDLTLAIGENPVHRAELIGTLDGLSDMSKDKYVFLRADKSVPYGELMGVMELLRAGGYTRVKLVALEGAPGAPAAGAAQP; translated from the coding sequence ATGGGCGTTTCGCTCGCAGACAATGACGGCGAAGACGACGATTTCGCGGAAACGCATGACATCAACGTCACGCCGTTCATCGACGTCATCCTGGTGCTGCTGATCATCTTCATGGTCGCAGCGCCGCTCTCCACGGTCGACCTGCCGATCGATCTGCCGACGTCGAGCGCGACGCCGCAGAAGAAGCCGGACAAGCCGACCTATCTCAGCATCAAGCCGGATCTGACGCTCGCCATCGGAGAAAACCCGGTCCACCGCGCCGAGCTGATCGGCACGCTCGATGGACTGTCCGACATGAGCAAGGACAAATACGTCTTCCTGCGCGCCGACAAGTCGGTGCCGTATGGGGAATTGATGGGAGTCATGGAGCTCTTGCGCGCAGGCGGCTATACGCGGGTGAAACTGGTGGCGCTGGAAGGCGCTCCGGGCGCGCCCGCGGCAGGCGCCGCTCAGCCTTAA
- a CDS encoding invasion associated locus B family protein encodes MLMQSRLVALAAAVLLSASAAYAQQGAKKNAPAPAAQPAPAPTQPQADGAPAQQSGWIVRCTSPSREAPLECAMEQNAVLTKTGQTVVLINIRIAPDTRTPIALLQLPLGLNLPVGAKLQVDEGKTVDLQIQTCENRGCYASTPVAADLLASLRSGKQLKVSIQNMAKETIAIPMPLGDFAGAYDKIK; translated from the coding sequence ATGCTCATGCAATCCAGACTTGTCGCCCTCGCCGCTGCTGTCCTGTTGTCCGCGAGCGCCGCCTATGCGCAGCAGGGTGCGAAGAAGAACGCCCCCGCCCCGGCGGCACAGCCTGCGCCGGCCCCGACTCAGCCCCAGGCCGACGGCGCGCCGGCGCAGCAATCCGGCTGGATCGTGCGTTGCACCAGCCCGAGCCGCGAGGCGCCGCTCGAATGTGCGATGGAGCAGAACGCGGTGCTGACCAAGACCGGCCAGACCGTCGTCCTGATCAACATCCGCATTGCGCCGGACACGCGCACGCCGATTGCGCTGCTTCAGTTGCCGCTCGGTCTCAACCTTCCGGTCGGCGCCAAGCTTCAGGTCGACGAGGGCAAGACGGTCGACCTCCAGATCCAGACCTGCGAGAACCGAGGTTGCTATGCCTCGACCCCGGTCGCGGCCGACCTGCTCGCGTCCTTACGGTCGGGCAAGCAGTTGAAGGTCTCCATCCAGAACATGGCCAAGGAGACTATCGCAATCCCGATGCCGCTCGGCGACTTCGCCGGCGCCTACGACAAGATCAAGTAA
- a CDS encoding multidrug efflux RND transporter permease subunit: protein MIGGGISAPFIRYPIGTSLLMAGILFVGLVAYPLLPVAPLPQVDFPTIQITANLPGGSPETMASSVAQPLERQFAQIPGIAQMTSTSYLGTASITIQFDLNRSIDGAANDVQGAINAASGQLPKNLPSPPTYRKVNPADAPILLLSATSETLPLTSVSDAVDAQLAQQISQLSGVAQVFIGGQQKPSIRIQVDPGKLVAKGLSMEDVRSQIAITTVDSPKGNIDGEKRAYTIYANDQLTHAKDWNDVIIAYRNGGPLRIRDIGQAVSAAEDAKQAAWANGKRGVFLVIFKQPGANVIETVDRIKATLPRLVAAIPPAIKIELISDRTATIRAAVEDVQFTLLLTIALVVMVIFIFLRSFWATVIPTVTVPLALLGACALMWPVGYSLDNLSLMALTIAVGFVVDDAIVMLENITRYIEEGDSPMEAAFKGSKEIGFTIVSISISLVAVLIPLLLMGGIIGRLFREFAVVLAMTIFVSMFVSLTLTPMMASRFLRAHGEVQHGRFYQWSERAFDGLLRGYEYALDHALAWRRTTLAIFFATLGLSIYLFVLIPKGFFPQQDVGLITATSEASQDISFKEMTRRQEQLGKIILADPDVASVAMSIGGSGRAGNNGNLFITLKPRDQREASAQQIIARLRPQFDKVEGARLYMQAAQDVRLGGRPTRTQFEFTLQDANLDELNEWAPKILAKMQTLPQLRDVATDQQTQGTTVQLKINRDTASRYGIQPQLIDDTLYDSFGQRQVTQYFTQLNTYKVILEILPEMQGNLDTLNKLYLKSPLTGEQVPLSTFATWTTDPVRPLSISHQGQFPSITISFNLAQGVALGQATEAVQRAMAELGTPPTLNSSFQGTAQAFQQSLGTVPLLILAALVVVYLILGILYESYIHPITILSTLPSAGVGALAILMAAGFDFSLIALIGIILLIGIVKKNGIMMVDFAIAAERDEHKTPEESIRQAALLRFRPIMMTTMAALLGGVPLMLGHGTGAEIRQPLGYAMVGGLIVSQALTLFTTPVVYLYLDKLNNWFSTWGRSGDDEGHEAPAHTVKEAAE from the coding sequence ATGATTGGGGGCGGGATTTCGGCACCTTTCATCCGTTATCCCATCGGCACCTCGCTGCTGATGGCCGGCATCCTTTTCGTCGGCCTCGTCGCCTATCCCCTGCTGCCGGTCGCACCGCTGCCGCAGGTGGACTTCCCGACCATCCAGATCACCGCGAACCTGCCCGGCGGCAGCCCGGAGACGATGGCCTCGTCGGTGGCGCAGCCGCTCGAACGGCAGTTCGCCCAGATCCCCGGCATCGCCCAGATGACCTCGACGAGCTATCTGGGCACGGCGTCGATCACCATCCAGTTCGACCTCAATCGCAGCATCGACGGCGCCGCCAACGACGTCCAGGGCGCCATCAACGCCGCCAGCGGCCAGTTGCCGAAGAACCTGCCCTCGCCGCCGACCTATCGCAAGGTCAACCCGGCGGACGCCCCGATCCTGCTGCTGTCGGCAACCTCCGAGACGCTGCCTCTGACCAGCGTCAGCGACGCCGTCGACGCCCAGCTCGCCCAGCAGATCAGCCAGCTTTCGGGCGTGGCGCAGGTCTTCATCGGCGGACAGCAGAAACCGTCGATCCGCATTCAGGTCGATCCGGGCAAGCTCGTGGCAAAGGGCCTGTCGATGGAGGACGTCCGCAGCCAGATCGCGATCACGACGGTCGACAGCCCCAAGGGCAATATCGACGGCGAGAAGCGCGCCTACACGATCTACGCCAACGACCAGCTTACCCACGCGAAGGACTGGAACGACGTCATCATCGCCTACCGCAACGGCGGTCCGTTGCGCATTCGCGACATCGGCCAGGCGGTCAGCGCCGCCGAAGACGCCAAGCAGGCGGCGTGGGCCAACGGCAAGCGCGGCGTGTTCCTGGTGATCTTCAAGCAGCCCGGCGCCAACGTCATCGAGACCGTCGACCGCATCAAGGCCACCCTGCCCCGGCTGGTGGCTGCCATTCCGCCCGCCATCAAGATCGAGCTGATCAGCGACCGCACCGCGACGATCCGCGCCGCGGTCGAAGACGTCCAGTTCACGCTGCTCTTGACCATTGCGCTCGTGGTCATGGTGATTTTCATCTTCCTGCGCAGCTTCTGGGCCACCGTCATTCCCACGGTGACAGTGCCATTGGCGCTACTGGGCGCGTGCGCCCTGATGTGGCCGGTCGGATATTCGCTGGACAATCTGTCGCTGATGGCACTCACCATTGCGGTCGGTTTCGTGGTCGACGACGCCATCGTGATGCTCGAGAACATCACCCGCTACATCGAGGAAGGCGACTCGCCGATGGAGGCCGCCTTCAAGGGCTCCAAGGAAATCGGCTTCACCATCGTCTCGATCAGCATCTCGCTGGTCGCGGTGCTGATCCCACTCTTGCTGATGGGCGGCATCATCGGGCGCCTGTTCCGCGAATTCGCCGTCGTGCTGGCGATGACGATCTTCGTGTCGATGTTCGTGTCGCTGACTCTGACGCCGATGATGGCCTCGCGCTTCCTGCGCGCCCATGGCGAGGTGCAGCACGGCCGGTTCTACCAATGGAGCGAGCGCGCTTTCGACGGATTGCTGCGCGGCTATGAATATGCTCTGGATCACGCCCTCGCCTGGCGGCGCACCACGCTTGCGATCTTCTTCGCGACGCTCGGATTGTCGATCTATCTGTTCGTCCTGATCCCGAAGGGCTTCTTCCCGCAGCAGGACGTCGGCCTGATCACGGCCACGTCCGAGGCCTCGCAGGACATTTCGTTCAAGGAGATGACCCGGCGCCAGGAACAGCTCGGCAAGATCATCCTCGCCGATCCCGACGTCGCCAGCGTTGCCATGTCTATCGGCGGCAGCGGCCGCGCCGGCAACAACGGCAATCTGTTCATCACGCTGAAGCCTCGCGATCAGCGAGAGGCCTCGGCGCAGCAGATCATCGCGCGACTGCGTCCCCAGTTCGACAAGGTCGAAGGCGCCCGCCTTTATATGCAGGCGGCGCAGGACGTGCGGCTCGGTGGCCGGCCGACGCGCACCCAGTTCGAATTCACGCTGCAGGACGCCAATCTGGACGAGCTCAACGAATGGGCGCCCAAGATCCTCGCCAAGATGCAGACGCTGCCGCAGTTGCGCGACGTTGCGACCGACCAGCAGACGCAGGGCACCACGGTCCAGCTCAAGATCAACCGCGATACCGCCTCGCGCTATGGCATCCAGCCTCAGCTGATCGACGACACGCTGTATGATTCCTTCGGACAGCGGCAGGTCACGCAGTATTTTACCCAGCTCAACACCTACAAGGTGATCCTGGAGATCCTGCCGGAGATGCAGGGCAACCTCGATACGCTCAACAAGCTCTATCTCAAATCGCCGCTGACCGGCGAGCAGGTGCCGCTATCGACGTTCGCGACCTGGACTACCGATCCGGTCCGCCCGCTCTCGATCAGCCACCAGGGCCAGTTCCCGTCGATCACGATCAGCTTCAACCTCGCGCAAGGCGTCGCGCTCGGACAGGCCACCGAGGCCGTGCAGCGGGCGATGGCCGAACTCGGGACGCCGCCGACACTCAATTCCAGCTTCCAGGGTACCGCGCAGGCATTCCAGCAGTCGCTCGGCACCGTTCCGCTGCTGATCCTCGCCGCGCTCGTCGTGGTCTATCTGATCCTGGGCATCCTCTACGAGAGCTACATCCATCCAATCACGATTCTGTCGACCCTGCCCTCGGCCGGGGTCGGCGCGCTCGCGATCCTGATGGCGGCCGGCTTCGACTTCAGCCTGATTGCGTTGATCGGAATCATCCTCCTGATCGGCATCGTAAAGAAGAACGGCATCATGATGGTCGACTTCGCGATCGCCGCCGAACGCGACGAGCACAAGACGCCGGAGGAATCGATCCGCCAGGCCGCGCTGCTGCGCTTCCGCCCCATCATGATGACGACGATGGCCGCGCTGCTCGGCGGCGTGCCCTTGATGCTCGGTCACGGCACCGGCGCCGAGATCCGCCAGCCGCTCGGCTACGCCATGGTCGGCGGCCTGATCGTCAGCCAGGCCCTGACGCTGTTCACCACGCCCGTCGTCTATCTCTATCTCGACAAGCTCAACAACTGGTTTTCCACCTGGGGCCGTTCGGGTGACGACGAAGGCCACGAGGCGCCCGCGCACACCGTCAAGGAAGCCGCCGAGTAA
- a CDS encoding Fe2+-dependent dioxygenase: protein MLTCLPAVLSKDDVADFRRIMAASDWEDGRSTAGAQSAMVKRNEQLPPDSEVARKLGNRIISALTSNPRFVAAAIPLQIFPPLFNRYAASSGHHFGLHVDNAIRGDRLTGLRIRTDLSVTLFLAEPEEYDGGELVIEDTYGSHEVKLPAGDCVLYPSTSLHLVTPVTRGTRVASFFWLQSMIRDDQARSMIFDLDTAIQALVERLGRDDPETVKLTGIYHNLIRYWAEV from the coding sequence ATGTTGACCTGCCTGCCAGCCGTTCTCAGCAAGGATGATGTGGCGGATTTCCGCCGCATCATGGCTGCGAGCGACTGGGAGGACGGCCGCTCCACCGCCGGCGCCCAGTCGGCGATGGTCAAGCGCAACGAGCAACTGCCGCCCGATAGCGAGGTCGCGCGAAAACTCGGCAACCGCATCATCTCGGCGCTGACGTCGAATCCACGTTTCGTCGCGGCGGCCATCCCGCTCCAGATCTTCCCGCCGTTGTTCAACCGCTATGCCGCAAGTAGCGGGCACCATTTCGGCCTGCATGTCGACAACGCGATCCGCGGTGACCGTCTGACCGGCCTTCGCATTCGCACAGATCTGTCGGTCACCCTGTTCCTCGCCGAGCCGGAAGAATACGACGGTGGCGAACTTGTGATCGAGGACACTTACGGCTCGCACGAAGTGAAGTTGCCGGCCGGCGACTGCGTGCTCTATCCCTCCACCAGCCTCCATCTCGTCACCCCCGTGACGAGGGGAACGCGGGTTGCGTCTTTCTTCTGGCTTCAGAGCATGATACGGGACGATCAAGCTCGGAGCATGATCTTTGACCTCGACACCGCGATACAGGCGCTGGTGGAACGGCTCGGGCGTGACGATCCCGAAACGGTCAAATTGACGGGTATCTATCACAACCTCATTCGCTACTGGGCCGAAGTATGA
- a CDS encoding TonB-dependent receptor, producing MGNVRSPRSLRSTVLKKSVDNNFEAAAGKTVSAVASLIAVATVSSGAEAQQSNLPPVTVDAPVARPRPTASKPSPEQVRARNALRRAAQREQAAQQAAPTAPSGAPDSNPYADPAAPYKVDHVQASGKFPEKMLNTPKSITVLSKEVLEDKNATTLKEIGRSTAGVTLGSGEGGNAFGDRFFIRGFDARNDVFIDGIRDPAVSIRENFFTEQIEILRGPASSYAGRGTAGGAINIVTKQAGDVNFKRMDSEFGTDQTKRVTLDVNQVIDPTFSVRAGGLFQDANVAGRNYVTDDRWGTFISTKYTPTSDIKITTNYVHTDLSGYPDFGVPFYRQGNVPVTSAGIPRGNWYGFLNRDFQTARQDFGTGIIEYKVNEAITLTSKVRGEHSVLNYIGTLPQNPNTTSPNPLLWTTTASAQSRYQTVDVWANQNEATFKLDTGGVKHTAVFGVEYANENISIDRYAGLASELSGSAFTSTGAVTGVNLYSPQYTYIPFGIPSLLGNPTRYGVNTSSVYVMDTANWQDTIIVNGGVRYDGYSQSASNNSNYVKQNADLVNYNVGLVYKPMSIGSIYAAYATSANPFGSELDATATDYGGVPPNATLLLGPERNKAIEVGTKWELADRHLLVTGALFQTTKDNARETVSGLLTSGAAYRIQGIDIEAEGKITDRWSIFGGLVLMQSKVTQSGVASNLGLQLANVAHQSFSMLTKYKFDGGWELGGQAVYRSKVYGGTFAANTNELPSYWRFDAFVEKRIDLNWTMKFYAQNLTNKLYYDSFYRSAVPFVAVAPGRAFYIVTTAKF from the coding sequence ATGGGGAATGTTAGATCACCGCGGTCATTGCGTTCGACCGTGCTGAAAAAGTCTGTCGACAACAATTTCGAGGCTGCTGCGGGCAAGACAGTTTCCGCCGTTGCAAGCCTGATAGCAGTCGCGACGGTCTCGAGCGGCGCAGAGGCGCAGCAGTCGAACCTGCCGCCGGTGACGGTCGACGCTCCTGTCGCGCGTCCGCGTCCGACGGCCTCGAAGCCTTCGCCGGAGCAGGTCCGTGCCCGCAACGCGCTTCGCCGCGCCGCGCAACGCGAGCAGGCGGCCCAGCAGGCCGCGCCGACTGCGCCGTCTGGCGCTCCCGACAGCAATCCCTATGCCGATCCGGCCGCGCCCTACAAGGTCGACCACGTCCAGGCCTCGGGCAAGTTTCCCGAGAAGATGCTGAACACGCCCAAGTCCATCACGGTGCTCAGCAAGGAAGTGCTCGAGGACAAGAACGCGACGACGCTGAAGGAAATCGGGCGTTCGACCGCGGGCGTGACGCTGGGCTCAGGCGAAGGCGGCAACGCGTTCGGTGACCGCTTCTTCATCCGCGGCTTCGACGCGCGCAACGACGTTTTCATCGACGGCATCCGCGATCCCGCCGTTTCCATCCGCGAGAACTTCTTCACCGAGCAGATCGAGATCCTGCGCGGCCCGGCATCGTCCTATGCCGGCCGCGGCACGGCCGGCGGCGCCATCAACATCGTCACCAAGCAGGCCGGCGACGTCAATTTCAAGCGCATGGACTCCGAGTTCGGCACCGATCAGACCAAGCGTGTCACGCTCGACGTCAACCAGGTCATCGACCCGACCTTCTCGGTGCGCGCCGGCGGCCTGTTCCAGGATGCCAACGTGGCCGGTCGAAACTACGTCACCGATGATCGCTGGGGCACCTTCATCTCGACCAAATACACTCCGACCAGCGACATCAAGATCACGACGAACTACGTCCACACCGACCTCAGCGGCTATCCCGATTTCGGCGTGCCCTTTTACAGGCAGGGTAATGTGCCGGTGACGTCGGCCGGCATTCCGCGCGGAAACTGGTACGGCTTCCTCAACCGCGACTTCCAGACCGCGCGGCAGGATTTCGGCACCGGCATCATCGAGTACAAGGTCAACGAGGCCATCACGCTGACCAGCAAGGTGCGCGGCGAGCACTCGGTGCTCAACTACATCGGCACGCTGCCGCAGAATCCGAACACCACCAGCCCCAATCCGCTGCTCTGGACCACGACGGCGAGCGCGCAGAGCCGCTACCAGACCGTGGACGTGTGGGCCAACCAGAACGAGGCCACGTTCAAGCTCGATACCGGCGGGGTCAAGCATACCGCGGTATTCGGTGTAGAATATGCGAACGAGAACATCTCGATCGACCGCTACGCCGGCCTCGCGTCTGAGCTGTCCGGTTCCGCCTTCACCAGCACCGGCGCCGTGACGGGGGTCAATCTCTACTCGCCACAGTACACCTACATTCCCTTCGGCATACCGTCGCTGCTCGGAAATCCGACGCGCTATGGCGTCAACACCAGCAGCGTCTATGTCATGGACACCGCGAACTGGCAGGACACCATCATCGTCAACGGCGGCGTGCGCTATGACGGCTATAGCCAGAGCGCGTCGAACAATTCGAACTATGTGAAACAGAACGCCGATTTGGTGAACTACAACGTCGGCCTCGTCTACAAGCCGATGTCGATCGGCAGCATCTATGCAGCCTACGCGACCTCGGCCAATCCGTTCGGCTCGGAGCTGGACGCGACCGCCACCGACTACGGCGGTGTTCCGCCCAACGCGACCCTCCTGCTCGGGCCCGAGCGCAACAAGGCGATCGAGGTCGGCACCAAATGGGAGCTCGCTGATCGCCACCTGCTGGTGACGGGCGCGTTGTTCCAGACCACCAAGGACAACGCGCGCGAGACCGTCAGCGGCTTGCTGACGTCGGGCGCGGCCTACAGGATCCAGGGCATCGACATCGAAGCCGAGGGCAAGATCACCGATCGCTGGAGCATCTTCGGCGGCCTGGTGCTGATGCAGTCCAAGGTCACGCAGAGCGGCGTTGCCTCGAATCTAGGCCTGCAGCTCGCCAATGTTGCCCACCAGTCGTTCAGCATGCTGACCAAGTACAAGTTCGACGGCGGCTGGGAGCTCGGCGGGCAGGCGGTGTACCGCTCGAAGGTTTACGGCGGCACGTTTGCGGCCAACACCAACGAGCTGCCGAGCTATTGGCGCTTCGATGCGTTCGTCGAGAAGAGGATCGACCTGAACTGGACCATGAAGTTCTACGCGCAGAACCTCACGAACAAGCTCTATTACGACTCGTTCTATCGCAGCGCGGTTCCGTTCGTGGCGGTCGCGCCGGGCCGAGCCTTCTACATCGTCACGACTGCGAAGTTCTGA